The segment ATCGAGGTGCACCGCCGGCTGGCGCCCATGCACGCTGTCCGCGTCGCCCGCGCGATTACGCCCTACCGGCCGTTCTGGTACGAGGAGCCCGTCTCCTCGACAAATTTGGAATCGCTGGCCGAGTGCCGCCGGCAGATCGGAATTCCCGTCGTGACCGGAGAGGAGCTGTACACGCGCGCGGAATTCCGCCGCGTTTTCGAGCTGCGCGCCGCGGACATCATCAATCCCGATGTCTGCAACTGCGGCGGCATCCTGGAGCTCCGCGCGATCGCCCAGATGGCCGAGCCCTCGTTCGTGACGGTCGCGCCCCACAACTACAACAGCACCACGGTGGGGCTCGCCGCGACGCTCCAGGTCTCGGCCGCCATCCCGAACTTTCTCATCACCGAGTACTTCGTGAACTTCGAGGCTCGCGGGCGCGAGATCGCCCGCCCCGGTTTCGCGGTGCGCGACGGCTACATCACCGTCCCCCAGGACCCCGGTCTCGGCATCGATCTGGACGAAGCGGCGCTCGCGCGCTTCCCCGGCCGCCGGCTTCCGCCGCGCTCGCTGCCCTCTCCGGCCGACGAAAGGCCATAGGGGCGAGGAGAGAGGACACCGACATGATCACCAAGTTCTCGAACGTCTATGCGGGACATATCGACCTGGGCGACATGGGCCAGCTGGCCACGCCCGCCAACGAGCGCCGGTATCCGAACGAGCGCCTCGTCTCCGTCTTCGCG is part of the Candidatus Rokuibacteriota bacterium genome and harbors:
- a CDS encoding mandelate racemase/muconate lactonizing enzyme family protein encodes the protein MRVKGVTTFLADLGGGKNLLFVKVETEAGPHGWGECYTQADRDASIVAHVEALGRYLVGRDASHITHFVHMAYNDFAAKRGAMDFWSAVSGLEQALWDIAGKRHGVPVHALLGGPCRERIRVYANGWYGHGKSPAEYAALAHDTVGRGFTALKFDPFPGPWRSHISREAEEQAVATVAAVREAVGPEVDLLIEVHRRLAPMHAVRVARAITPYRPFWYEEPVSSTNLESLAECRRQIGIPVVTGEELYTRAEFRRVFELRAADIINPDVCNCGGILELRAIAQMAEPSFVTVAPHNYNSTTVGLAATLQVSAAIPNFLITEYFVNFEARGREIARPGFAVRDGYITVPQDPGLGIDLDEAALARFPGRRLPPRSLPSPADERP